In Sulfurisphaera javensis, a single genomic region encodes these proteins:
- a CDS encoding proton-conducting transporter membrane subunit, with the protein MMSLLIFIISFLIVSLVFFVKDKKISAILSFLSIVVNVYFLFRYGLFYEFYVTNYIGNFGFTVNDLNYPFIVTILVVTLVTVYYSLRYMEKRFHELKYGNWGLYYGLYSLFAISMLYVVISTNLLELYIFLEISLITSFLLILLYGYGDRRRISLLYFIWTHVGTILTLSSIVILGLISGKMDIYSGFGEVYNYSTIPYASLVFLAGVIGMLVKGAQAGFNIWLPYAHGEAPTPISILLSPNMVGLGIFVIIEYYYLFPSFSYLAPIFIGWALITMIYGGINALAQRDFKRFLAYSSVSQMGYMLLGASIAFFMGLSSSTVDLPLGVIASVLIYSSHGFGKALLFMSAGAAITELEERDIEKLGGLYLVSPLHTTLSFIGILNIIGLPPTIGLVSEVLLLLSAGQLIPLIGEGFFILLVALLMIAIGMSSGYATYLFKKVYSGVKERKQSLDNINEYSIPMLLIAIASIIFFFFPQLLVHSFNNFIQYFTNTSFNLFFIVFLPAIGSLLSLIIPMNQDVRGSLVTILIGVSMGLAILNLINSLHSSLFIPESGVTAFSYFTFSSSLLQAILGVFVSSLAFFISIYSIGYMKEDNVLRRYWGFFGFFVSSMLAVIYADNIILFLAGWEGTSLASYGLISYWLDDNERNVVGDFGRKVFGIEYLSKPTTSGIRAMIFTRIGDVGLITALGYLLYLTTMSDYSGITTIYSGLFTTFNLLYKLPYAWVILLLMFLGGLGKSAQFPLTQWLLTAMTGPTPVSALIHAATMVNLGAILTFFVYPYLIYPSSQTTLFMSIMVGVSMFTAIYTSTSALASNEQKLILAYSTADQISLMILSSSIGGLLASIYSNSSYLYAGIIIGLIQMFAHGTYKASLFMNAGSVIHYTENRYVGVFKKLYTKLKSVFVLQLLAALNLASIPPLVGFWAHNLIGVLAANTPIFPLYVITEFLGGVYIIRYIVKAFLWGNGEEVHEEGHVHPLMVIAPAFLVLASIILGVIFLPILVPFFTSIGLSSSYVTFDIPSLSLAIIGVIIALGIYLNGLDLGKYNSARPLINFLYYGWFINPAFDKFGIASYNFALGVYQKFEYGVIDLSLNYNLPQGLIKAGNNIFKRTETGILRDYIFMYLVGLIILAFLVIFFLIGV; encoded by the coding sequence ATCATTTTTATCAATAGTTGTTAATGTTTACTTTTTATTTAGATATGGTTTATTTTATGAATTTTACGTAACTAATTATATAGGAAACTTTGGATTTACAGTAAATGATCTTAATTATCCATTTATAGTAACTATTCTAGTAGTTACTCTAGTTACTGTATATTACTCCTTAAGATACATGGAGAAAAGATTTCATGAACTTAAATATGGAAATTGGGGCTTGTATTACGGGCTTTACTCATTGTTTGCTATATCTATGCTTTATGTTGTGATTTCAACCAACTTATTAGAATTATATATTTTCCTAGAGATTTCTCTAATAACTTCATTTTTGTTGATCCTTCTTTATGGTTATGGCGATAGAAGGAGAATTAGCTTACTTTACTTTATTTGGACTCATGTAGGTACAATACTTACTTTATCATCAATCGTTATTTTAGGATTAATATCTGGGAAGATGGATATTTACAGTGGTTTTGGTGAAGTATATAATTACTCCACAATACCTTACGCATCTTTAGTCTTCTTAGCAGGAGTAATAGGAATGTTAGTGAAAGGAGCTCAAGCAGGATTTAATATTTGGTTACCTTATGCACATGGAGAAGCTCCTACTCCAATTTCCATACTGTTAAGTCCTAATATGGTAGGGTTAGGAATTTTTGTAATAATTGAATATTATTATCTATTTCCATCATTCTCATATTTGGCTCCTATCTTTATAGGCTGGGCTTTAATAACGATGATTTATGGAGGTATCAATGCTTTAGCTCAAAGAGACTTTAAGAGATTCTTAGCATATTCTAGTGTTTCTCAAATGGGATATATGCTACTTGGTGCATCAATAGCCTTCTTTATGGGCTTATCTTCTTCAACGGTAGATTTGCCTCTTGGTGTAATTGCATCAGTTTTAATCTATTCATCTCACGGTTTTGGTAAAGCTTTACTTTTCATGAGTGCTGGTGCAGCTATAACTGAATTAGAGGAAAGAGATATAGAAAAGTTAGGAGGACTATATTTGGTATCTCCTTTGCATACTACTTTATCATTTATAGGAATTCTGAATATCATAGGATTACCACCAACTATTGGATTAGTTAGTGAGGTTCTTCTGCTTCTTTCAGCTGGTCAATTAATTCCATTAATAGGCGAGGGATTCTTTATACTTCTTGTAGCTCTATTAATGATTGCAATTGGTATGTCTTCTGGCTATGCTACTTATTTATTTAAGAAAGTATATAGCGGAGTAAAAGAAAGGAAACAAAGCTTAGATAATATTAATGAATATTCTATTCCAATGTTATTAATAGCAATAGCAAGCATAATATTCTTCTTCTTTCCTCAACTCTTAGTTCATTCATTTAATAACTTTATACAATACTTCACTAACACTTCATTCAATTTATTCTTTATAGTGTTCTTACCAGCAATTGGTTCTCTTCTGTCTTTGATAATCCCAATGAATCAAGATGTTAGAGGAAGTTTAGTTACTATTTTGATAGGAGTATCTATGGGATTAGCCATATTAAATCTAATCAATTCATTACATTCTTCTCTATTTATTCCTGAAAGTGGGGTTACAGCATTTAGTTACTTTACATTCAGCTCATCACTACTTCAAGCAATCTTAGGAGTATTTGTGTCTTCTTTAGCTTTCTTTATCTCTATCTATAGTATAGGTTATATGAAAGAGGACAATGTTTTAAGGAGGTACTGGGGCTTTTTCGGCTTTTTCGTTTCTTCGATGTTAGCGGTAATTTATGCTGATAATATCATATTGTTTTTGGCCGGTTGGGAAGGGACAAGCCTAGCCTCATATGGTTTAATAAGCTACTGGCTAGACGATAATGAAAGAAATGTGGTAGGAGATTTTGGAAGAAAGGTATTTGGTATAGAATATTTATCTAAACCAACAACAAGTGGTATACGAGCCATGATATTTACAAGAATAGGTGATGTAGGTCTAATTACTGCGTTAGGATATTTATTATACCTTACTACTATGTCTGATTATTCTGGTATAACTACTATTTATTCTGGTTTGTTTACGACTTTCAATTTATTATATAAACTTCCTTATGCATGGGTTATATTACTTTTAATGTTCTTAGGTGGATTGGGTAAGAGTGCGCAATTCCCATTAACTCAATGGTTATTAACCGCAATGACTGGCCCTACTCCAGTAAGTGCATTAATACATGCAGCTACAATGGTTAATTTAGGGGCTATATTAACTTTCTTTGTTTATCCCTACTTAATTTATCCAAGCTCACAAACTACTCTATTCATGAGTATTATGGTTGGTGTTTCAATGTTTACTGCAATTTACACAAGTACATCAGCCTTAGCTTCTAATGAGCAAAAGTTAATACTAGCTTACTCTACTGCAGATCAGATATCTTTAATGATTTTATCATCATCAATAGGAGGTTTATTAGCTTCAATTTATTCTAATTCATCTTATCTATATGCTGGTATAATTATTGGCTTAATCCAAATGTTTGCTCATGGCACTTACAAAGCCTCATTATTTATGAATGCTGGTAGCGTTATTCATTATACTGAAAACAGATATGTAGGTGTTTTCAAAAAACTATATACGAAATTAAAATCAGTATTTGTACTTCAGTTGCTCGCTGCGTTAAATTTAGCAAGTATACCTCCACTTGTAGGTTTTTGGGCTCATAATCTAATAGGAGTTTTAGCAGCAAACACTCCAATATTCCCATTATACGTTATAACAGAATTCTTAGGAGGTGTTTATATAATAAGATACATTGTAAAAGCCTTTTTATGGGGAAATGGAGAAGAAGTTCATGAGGAAGGTCATGTACATCCATTAATGGTTATAGCTCCAGCGTTTTTAGTTTTGGCATCAATAATTTTAGGAGTTATATTTCTGCCAATTTTGGTTCCATTCTTTACAAGTATTGGTCTAAGTTCTTCTTATGTGACTTTTGATATACCTTCACTGTCTTTAGCGATAATAGGTGTAATTATAGCATTAGGAATATATCTTAACGGTCTTGATTTAGGTAAATATAATAGTGCAAGACCATTAATTAACTTCCTATATTACGGCTGGTTTATAAATCCAGCTTTTGATAAGTTTGGCATTGCTAGCTATAATTTTGCTTTAGGAGTTTATCAGAAATTTGAATATGGGGTTATTGATTTGTCATTAAATTATAATCTTCCACAAGGTCTAATTAAGGCTGGAAACAATATTTTCAAAAGGACTGAGACTGGAATATTGAGAGATTATATTTTTATGTATCTAGTTGGTTTAATTATCTTAGCTTTTCTTGTAATATTCTTCTTGATAGGGGTGTGA
- the nuoN gene encoding NADH-quinone oxidoreductase subunit NuoN — MILQYIPIVLPSILIVFSSIAVLYIDDGSRKRYMMSVDLSLGALLISFLTLIIFYSLGFYDYPLFSSTLYLTNFGYFISISAIIATIITIYGGIDHLESSRTRSSFLSLAMLTDLGVMYLSFAYNVVTILASWGIASAATYVIAMIRKDYSSTIAGVKYIVMGLLSSSLMVLGFAFYILGIGSLALDASITYQTLIILGIMLLSIAFLFKIGAFPFQAWLPDVYSMSDRVSVAFVSSVGKIVGITPLFVIIYFLKPTGLLALSIFVIFALITVMSLIFGNIVAFSRQDFASMLAYSSITQVGFMLIAITMLPYNPTVATSGLMIYLLAYSIAQAGLFIALSHIEKVTGTSYIEGFRGMSSADRVLAFSVTVLLLSLLGIPPILGFWAKLFVLEASFSQPWLTVIGFLNSAVSAGYYIPPIREIFREGEFKKVNSTEREASIIASVLSIALGIVAPLIVGVIF, encoded by the coding sequence ATGATACTTCAATATATTCCGATAGTCCTTCCCTCAATATTAATAGTATTTTCTTCAATAGCGGTTCTTTACATAGATGATGGAAGTCGTAAGAGATATATGATGTCAGTAGATTTAAGTTTAGGAGCTCTGTTAATATCATTCTTAACATTGATAATATTTTACTCTTTGGGCTTCTATGATTATCCTTTATTTTCCTCTACCTTATATTTAACTAACTTTGGATACTTTATTTCTATATCTGCTATTATTGCAACAATCATAACAATTTATGGAGGAATCGATCATCTTGAGAGTTCTAGAACAAGATCGTCATTTCTATCACTAGCTATGTTAACTGATCTAGGAGTAATGTACTTAAGTTTTGCGTATAATGTAGTTACTATTTTGGCATCTTGGGGAATAGCTTCAGCTGCTACGTATGTAATAGCAATGATAAGGAAGGATTATTCATCTACCATAGCTGGAGTAAAGTATATTGTAATGGGATTGTTGTCAAGCTCATTAATGGTTTTGGGCTTTGCGTTCTATATCTTAGGAATAGGTTCTTTGGCTCTCGACGCTTCAATAACTTATCAAACGTTAATTATTCTAGGTATTATGTTATTGTCTATTGCGTTTCTCTTCAAAATTGGAGCATTTCCATTTCAAGCTTGGCTACCTGATGTTTATTCAATGTCAGATAGAGTATCAGTAGCTTTTGTATCTAGTGTTGGAAAAATAGTTGGCATAACCCCATTATTTGTCATTATTTACTTCTTGAAACCTACTGGTTTACTTGCTCTTTCAATTTTCGTTATATTTGCATTGATCACTGTTATGAGTCTAATATTTGGAAATATTGTAGCCTTCTCAAGGCAAGATTTTGCTTCGATGTTAGCTTATAGTAGTATCACTCAGGTAGGATTTATGTTAATTGCAATAACTATGTTGCCTTATAATCCTACAGTAGCCACAAGCGGTTTAATGATCTATTTATTAGCTTATTCAATTGCTCAAGCTGGTTTATTTATAGCCTTATCTCACATAGAAAAGGTTACTGGTACTAGTTATATTGAAGGTTTTAGAGGGATGAGCTCAGCTGATAGAGTATTAGCATTCTCTGTTACTGTGCTTTTACTAAGCCTTTTAGGTATACCACCAATTTTAGGCTTTTGGGCAAAATTATTTGTTTTAGAAGCATCTTTCTCCCAGCCATGGCTTACTGTTATAGGATTTCTAAATAGTGCAGTTTCCGCTGGTTATTATATTCCTCCCATTAGAGAAATATTCAGAGAAGGTGAATTTAAAAAGGTTAATTCTACAGAAAGAGAGGCATCTATTATAGCATCAGTTTTAAGTATTGCTTTGGGTATAGTTGCTCCATTGATAGTAGGTGTTATATTTTGA
- a CDS encoding inositol-3-phosphate synthase has product MIKVAIFGVGNVASALLQGLEWIKQGKNLPGLLDLPYSPAEIEIVKAFDIDKRKVGKKLSEAIFMKPNVVNKYVEVNSDVIVERGPTLDGLDGSLMNIIEESEEKPADVESELKGVDVSISLLPAGTQKANEYYAEASLSANTAFINASPAEIVINYSNKFAERKIPLLGDDLLSQIGGTILHTGIVEFLKNRGVKVTRTYQIDIAGTTETYVTLEDWRKDLKKGIKSNFIASHADDAEVVAGTSDYVEFLGDRRVSYMVIEGYYSFGVPFRIDISFKTQDAPNAVVPLIDLIRIAKFAKDKGIGGAIPQICGYYFKRPPKIYSSLDEAKNELMKFLKMMTEPRLDR; this is encoded by the coding sequence TTGATCAAGGTAGCTATTTTTGGTGTAGGAAATGTTGCTAGTGCTCTTTTACAAGGATTAGAATGGATAAAACAAGGTAAAAATTTGCCTGGTTTATTAGATCTTCCTTACTCTCCAGCAGAAATCGAAATCGTAAAGGCCTTTGATATAGATAAAAGAAAGGTTGGGAAAAAGCTCTCTGAAGCAATATTTATGAAACCAAATGTTGTAAACAAATATGTTGAAGTTAACTCAGATGTGATTGTAGAAAGAGGTCCAACATTAGATGGTTTAGATGGCTCTTTAATGAATATTATTGAAGAATCTGAAGAAAAACCAGCTGATGTTGAAAGTGAATTAAAAGGTGTTGATGTTTCTATTAGTCTTTTACCAGCTGGAACTCAAAAAGCAAATGAGTACTATGCTGAAGCCTCTCTTTCAGCTAATACAGCTTTTATAAATGCCTCTCCAGCAGAAATAGTGATAAATTATTCTAATAAGTTTGCAGAACGAAAAATACCTTTACTAGGGGACGATTTACTTAGTCAAATAGGTGGAACTATACTACATACTGGTATAGTTGAGTTCTTAAAAAACAGAGGAGTAAAAGTTACAAGGACTTATCAAATAGATATTGCGGGTACAACTGAAACGTATGTTACATTAGAGGATTGGAGAAAAGATTTAAAGAAGGGAATTAAATCTAATTTTATTGCATCTCATGCTGATGATGCTGAGGTTGTTGCAGGCACTTCAGATTATGTGGAATTTCTTGGTGATAGAAGAGTAAGTTATATGGTTATTGAGGGATATTATTCTTTTGGTGTTCCTTTCAGAATTGACATTTCCTTCAAAACACAAGATGCACCGAATGCTGTTGTTCCTTTAATAGACCTGATAAGGATAGCTAAATTTGCAAAAGATAAGGGAATTGGTGGTGCTATTCCTCAAATATGTGGTTATTATTTTAAGAGACCGCCAAAAATTTATTCAAGCTTAGATGAAGCTAAAAATGAGTTAATGAAGTTTTTGAAAATGATGACTGAACCCCGGTTAGATAGATGA
- the thiI gene encoding tRNA uracil 4-sulfurtransferase ThiI — protein sequence MLIIVRLAGEIGIKSPRSRANFEYSLINNIKNVINVKNAKIDQGYIILDVEGDYNKLNKIFGISSYSPADVISFSSLKDISEYVRNKYSEVVKGKKFAIRVKRTGKHNFTSLDAAKVIGSTLYPYSSGVDLENPDVEIFVDIRQDYAYVYDKVFHGPQGLPIGTTGKTVVLFSGGFDSPVATWMMMKRGALVILLNFKLGGEIHKNTVIEEAKILSEWNSGHKIRIFFVDGIKVLTSLTKVNSYIRVITLKRIMYRTAETLAKEINAYSITTGESLSQVSSQTMKNLFVTEYNINIPIFRPLIGFDKQEIIELSRKIGTYEYSSKMPEYCAISSKSTTSAKLEEVIKAEEEANIDYKKLIEEAEIVEI from the coding sequence ATGTTAATTATTGTTAGACTTGCTGGAGAGATAGGAATTAAATCACCTAGGTCAAGAGCTAACTTTGAATATTCATTAATAAATAACATAAAAAATGTGATAAATGTTAAAAACGCTAAAATAGATCAAGGCTACATAATATTAGACGTAGAAGGAGACTATAACAAACTAAATAAAATTTTTGGAATTTCTTCATATTCTCCAGCAGATGTTATCTCTTTTTCTAGTTTGAAGGATATTTCAGAATATGTTAGGAATAAATATTCAGAGGTTGTAAAAGGAAAGAAATTTGCAATTAGAGTTAAAAGAACTGGAAAGCACAATTTTACTAGCTTAGATGCAGCAAAAGTAATTGGAAGCACATTATATCCTTATTCTTCTGGTGTTGATTTAGAAAATCCAGATGTTGAAATCTTTGTAGATATTAGACAAGATTATGCTTATGTGTATGATAAAGTCTTTCATGGCCCTCAAGGTCTCCCAATTGGAACTACTGGAAAAACAGTTGTACTTTTCTCTGGCGGATTTGATTCACCAGTTGCTACATGGATGATGATGAAAAGAGGAGCTTTAGTTATTCTCTTGAATTTTAAGTTAGGTGGTGAAATTCATAAGAACACTGTAATTGAGGAAGCAAAGATACTTTCAGAATGGAATAGTGGACATAAAATTAGGATTTTCTTTGTAGATGGAATTAAAGTGCTTACTAGTTTAACAAAAGTGAATAGTTATATTAGAGTCATAACATTAAAGAGAATAATGTACAGAACAGCAGAGACGTTAGCAAAAGAAATTAATGCGTACTCAATAACTACCGGAGAGTCTTTGTCTCAAGTGTCCTCCCAGACGATGAAGAACTTATTTGTAACTGAGTATAACATAAATATACCCATATTTAGACCCCTAATTGGGTTTGATAAACAAGAAATTATAGAACTCTCTAGAAAGATTGGTACTTATGAATACTCATCAAAAATGCCTGAGTATTGTGCAATTTCCTCTAAGTCAACAACAAGCGCCAAATTAGAGGAAGTAATAAAAGCTGAAGAAGAAGCTAACATTGATTATAAAAAATTGATAGAAGAAGCCGAAATTGTAGAGATCTGA
- a CDS encoding phosphatase PAP2 family protein → MPKYWIILIIFLIISIYLKIVGENNFPLNATVFKLINYHQVSYLNPFFVFFSKYGREYVWIPLTAILLIFKKTRKIAITLAASFIVAIILGEASKILMAQLRPFYYIYPDYLLVPKPTDYSYPSGHALIVGDGAMVLYKTSPKWLWIPFMIEALIVSYSRVYVGVHWPIDILGGWLLGSWIAYFTVDMERRGILRPIEKLFKVS, encoded by the coding sequence ATGCCTAAATACTGGATCATTCTAATTATTTTCCTAATTATATCAATTTATTTAAAAATTGTTGGAGAAAACAATTTTCCTCTTAATGCAACAGTTTTTAAACTTATCAATTATCATCAAGTCTCTTACTTAAATCCTTTCTTCGTCTTTTTTTCTAAATATGGAAGAGAATATGTTTGGATACCATTAACTGCAATCTTGCTTATCTTTAAAAAAACTAGGAAAATAGCAATAACATTAGCAGCATCATTTATAGTAGCAATAATTCTTGGAGAAGCATCAAAAATTCTAATGGCACAACTAAGACCATTTTATTATATTTATCCAGACTATCTTTTAGTTCCTAAACCTACTGATTATAGTTATCCTTCTGGTCATGCACTTATAGTTGGAGATGGTGCTATGGTTCTCTATAAGACTTCGCCAAAATGGTTGTGGATTCCTTTCATGATTGAGGCTTTGATAGTATCTTATTCAAGAGTTTATGTGGGAGTTCATTGGCCAATCGATATTCTTGGAGGATGGTTATTAGGTTCTTGGATAGCATACTTTACAGTTGATATGGAAAGGAGAGGAATTCTAAGGCCAATAGAGAAGTTATTTAAAGTCAGTTAA